The DNA segment AATCGGAGACACCGCTGCGTGTGGCGTTTGTGCTGATGGCGATGGATCTGATCACGCTGACCGCCATGCTGTACTTGACCGGTGGGGCGGACAACCCGTTCAGTTTGTTTTACTTGGTGAACATCGCCGTTGGCGGCGTTATCTTGACCGCGCCGCTGACCTGGACGCTGACTGGGTTGGCGATTCTTGGCTACGTCGTTTTGCTCCTCGATTCTTGGTCCGTGGCGGGGCTGACGATTCAGCCGGCAGTGACTCCCGGTTGGTTGATCGCGACGTTGGATTTGCGTGACTGCGGAATGTTGTTTGCCTTCGTGACGTGTGCCACCGTTTTGTCTTACTTCGTGACCCGGATTTCTCGTCAGTTGCGTTTGCGAGAACGGGATCTTCGACGCAGCCAATCCGAGCGAGCCGACGCAATGCGTTTGGAAGGTTTGACGACGCTGGCCGCGGGGGCAGCTCATGAACTGGCCTCGCCTCTGTCAGCGATCGATGTGGCTTGTCGTGAGTTGACACGGCATTTGGAGGACATTCCTAAACCGAAGTCCGTCGACGAGGACTTGTCGTTGATCGACGGCCAGTTGCTGATGTGCCGCCAGATTCTTTCCCGAATGCGAGCGGCTTCCGGTGACACCGCGGCACAACGTTGGAATCGGACCACGCTGGGCGACTTGATCGACACGGCACTCGAAGGCATTCGCGATCCACACCGGGTGGAGATCGTGGAGCCCTTTGGGGATGCGTCGTGGGAAGACCAGCCGATGTGGCTGCCCGAGGAGGCGGTCGCCCAAGCCATCCGCAATTTGATTCACAACGGGCTGGATGCCAGCGACCAGGAGCAATCCGTCGCGGTGGAGTTGCTTGTGGACGGGGAAGAGGCTCGCTTGCAAGTGCGAGATCAGGGCCAAGGCATGTCCGAAGAGGTGCTCGGTCGCGCCGGCGATCCGTTCTTCACCACTAAAGAACCCGGCCGTGGGATCGGGTTGGGATTGTTTTTGACTCGCAATGTGATCACCCGATTGGGCGGCACGCTGAAGTTCGATAGCACTCCGGGCTTGGGCACGGTCGCCACGGTGCGATTGCCTTTGCCCAAGGAACCCACCGCGGCGGAGTGATTCAGAGGGTGTGCGGCTTTGAGGTGCTGTGCACACAGCGTCTTGCGAACCCCGCCCGTTGAAAGAGGTCGTGCAGTTTTGAAGTGCCGTGCCAGTAACGCCTTGAGAACCCCGCCCGCGCAGCGGGAGGGGTCGGAAAGCGAGCGTTCAGCGAGATTTCCGGGGGAGGGCAATCCGCGCCGCATCCCATGCTCGGCCCTCACCCTCGCGTACGCCTGAACGGCGTCGCTCGACCTCTCCCCAAACTTCGTTTCGGGAGAGGTACGCCATGTGGAAACTTGGCGAAAACCCAGCATCAGAAAACTGCCCGACCTCTTCACCAGGGGGGAATCTGGATGCGTCTGACGTGTGGGCCTCTGTGATCGGACGACTGGCGAAATCCATGCCGACCGTGGGGCTGAATCGTTTCCCTCGACTGCTATACTGGAACGCCCGTACTCCCACCGACTGATGCACTGGTGCAACGATGAGTTTCTCTGATCCGAACAGCGGCAACGACGGTGTGCTGCCCTATTCCAGTCCATCCGAGGTGTGCACCTCCGAAACCGTGGGTGCAGAAAGCATCTTGCTGGTCGACGACACCGTCGTGCTTCGCGAACGGATGGCAGTGGCCATGCAAAGCCGTGGTTTTCGCGTCACGATGGCGGGGAATTACGACGAAGCCGTGGCCGTTTTCAGCCAATCGCCAACCGACTTGGCAGTGCTTGATTTGCGAATGCCAGGTCGCAGCGGCTTGGATTTGCTCCGCCGATTGCTGGAGATCAAACCGGATTGCCGCGTCCTGATGCTGTCAGGGTTCGGCAGCATTCCTGCGTCGATCGATGCGGTCCGTGCCGGTGCGGTCAATTTCTTGAGCAAACCCGCAGACACCGACGACATTCTGTCCGCCTTCATTCGTGGAGAAGGGCAGAACGTTCCCGAAGGCGGGCTGGCATTCCCAGCACCGTCACTGGCTCGGAACGAGTGGGAACACATTCACCGGGTGCTGTCCGATTGCGGCAACAATATCTCAGAAGCCGCCCGCCGACTGGGCATCCACCGTCGTTCGCTGCAGCGAAAGCTTCGCAAGCGAGCCCCGGAGGATCCCAAGACCCCTGGTGCGGACGACGTCTTCGAAGACGACGAGGATTGATTTCGCGTCGAACGCTGAGGCCGTCAATCACAACCCGACACGTGACGGCCTGTTGATTGAATCCTAACCCGAAGCGTTAAGCAGGTACCCAGGTGTCATCGAGTATGTGAGCCGTTTGGCGTTAGCCACGGTTCCCACGCAAAACCGGGGCTAACGCCCAAACGGCTCACAAGGTGAAACCCAATCATTCCTGCGTGCCTGCTTAGCGAGGGATCGCGTGACATTGCAACGAGCCTGTGGGTCCCTCGCTCGCGCGTCGGGTTGTGAAATCGAGTGAATCAACAAGCCGGTGAGCGAGGGACGCCCCCAATTCCCACGACGGCCCCATCCGGGGCGATACCCAGACGCCGTCCAGCGGTCCCTCGGTCCATGCGCGTTCCAAGCCAGCGTTCCACCACAACAAACCCGTGCCAACAAAACAAAACCCCGCCTGTGAGAACACAGGCGGGGTTTTGAATTTCATTCTCGATGGATTGAGTCGAAACTCAATCAGCACAGACTAGATGTCGGTGTTGGCATCGGGTTGTGGCACTGGAGGAGCAGCTTCTTGAGCTTGGTCGCTGCTGCTTTTGACTTCTTCTGCAGCAGGTGCGGCAGGAGCAGCTTCTTCAGCAGCAGGAGCGGCTTCTTCAGCGGCTGGAGCAGCAGGAGCTTCCTCAGCAGCAGGTGCTGGTGGAGCAGCTTCTTCGGCAGGAGTCGCGTCCGTTGCTTCGTCAGCGACGGGAGCAGCTTCTTCGGTTGCAGCAGCTTCGTCGGTGACGACGCTACCAGGAACCAAAGTTTCGCCTGGAGCCAATTCAAAGCCTTCGCTGCTTTGCATGACGGAACCTTCCATCACAGGAGCAACTGAGCCACCGCAGCAAGGAGCTGCTTCGACAACAGGAGCAGGTGCAGGTGTGCCACAGCAAGGTGCTGGTGCAGGTGCTGCTTCACAGCACGGTGCAGGAGCTGGTTCGCAGCAAGGTGCTGGAGCTGGTTCGCAGCAAGGCTCTGGTGCACAGCATTTCTTCGACTTCAGTTTGGCCAGCAATCCGCCGCCACACTTGTGAGCCTTCAAGCCGCTGAACAAGCCGCCTGAGTTGCAGCATTGGTTGGAGTGCAAGAACTTGAAAGCACTTGCATTGCTACTGAAAGCCAACGACGCACCCAACATCAGTGCGACGACGGCGGTACCCTTCACCAAATTCCGATTCATGTGTTTCTCCAGAGTTAAGTTCGGAGGTTTCGGTGCGATCCGTGTTCGCACGCTTGAATTGAGGTGGCATCCGGTCACCCTGATCAATTGCGTTTACACTCCGTCCGTTATTCGCCCATGAGAGGGGGTTCAGGGGGAGGTGCGGTGACATTACCGCTTGCAGTGACTTTGCGTTACGGTAGCTCGCTCGTAAATGTTGTCAATTGCCCAAAGCACCCAAACTCCTTCTGCCGAGCGGGTTTGGGCCGTCCGCTCGGAACCCAGTCCGTGGCTCGCCCCTCGAAATCGGGACGACGATTTCCCGGCGGATTCAGCCGATTGCCCCGCAAATTCACGTTTTCAAGGGGATTTGCGGGATGGCCGGGGCGACTGGCATCTTAGAAGTCGCTCGCCGCGGACAAGGCGGCCAATCAGAAATGGCGTGGAATCTTCCTCAGGCCGGATTTCGTGGCGGAGGATTGTGCGCAAAGCGTTCCCAACCAGAGACGTCTCGCGGGACACCCGGGGTTCAGAGGTCGTGCGGTTCTTAAGTGCCGTGCGAGTAACGCCGTCAGAACCCCGCCCGACGAAGGAGGTCGTGCCGTTTTAATTCACCCTCCCTTTGGGAGGGTCGGACCGCTTCGGGCCGGGGACGGTTACGCGCCGGATCCAATGCTGAGCCCTCCCCTCGCTTCGCTCCACTTCTCCCCAAACTTCGTTTCGGGAGAGGTGGACGCCAATCGACGAACTATCGCTGCATCGATTCGGTGGCGGTTGCAGCGGGGGCCGCAGCGGTTTGGGTTTGGTCCTGAGCGTTCAGGATGCGAGCCATTTCGTCGCCGTTTTCGAAGTCCAGGATCAGCTCGGGTTCGCCGGTCGCGATCCCGAGGACCATTCCCGAAATTCTCCAGCCTTCACTTTGTTGCACGACGGGCAGGACAATTTGGAATTCCTGTTTGGTTCCATCGGCTTGGGAGGGCTCGCTCCAGACGCAGTGAACCAATCGCGTGGGGTACTTCTGGCCTTCGGGAAGGTGTTCCATCCCGACTTCTTCGCTGCGGGTGATGGTGACTTCGGCGTCAGGCGATCCAAGCGGCTGGACGACGTGGCCAATTCGAGCCAATTCCGACTGAGCACGCTTGGTCAGCAGCGTCATGGCGGTGTTCTCGGCGCCACCACGACGAATACGGTCGAGGAACTGACCGACAACCGATTCGGCTTCGTCCGCAGAAGCAGCGGTGGTTGGGGTGGCTGTGGCGGATTGGGAGGCAACGGATTCGGGGGTGGACGAACCACAACCGGTCATCGAGAGCGTTGCGGCTGCGACCGAGAAACCAAGAGCAAAACGACCCAAGATCCGCATGACTGAAACGGACATATTTTCCATCCCTGGAATTGA comes from the Rhodopirellula islandica genome and includes:
- a CDS encoding sensor histidine kinase, giving the protein MPLIAPAPLGSSTWLLQLRTFAIVGQLITILFAGLLTPTLLPISALLVLVIFTAITNGAYGWWLSRAERNRGKSPTESATDQALSAAGAEAEAEMFSQSMDGHANVLSEFKSETPLRVAFVLMAMDLITLTAMLYLTGGADNPFSLFYLVNIAVGGVILTAPLTWTLTGLAILGYVVLLLDSWSVAGLTIQPAVTPGWLIATLDLRDCGMLFAFVTCATVLSYFVTRISRQLRLRERDLRRSQSERADAMRLEGLTTLAAGAAHELASPLSAIDVACRELTRHLEDIPKPKSVDEDLSLIDGQLLMCRQILSRMRAASGDTAAQRWNRTTLGDLIDTALEGIRDPHRVEIVEPFGDASWEDQPMWLPEEAVAQAIRNLIHNGLDASDQEQSVAVELLVDGEEARLQVRDQGQGMSEEVLGRAGDPFFTTKEPGRGIGLGLFLTRNVITRLGGTLKFDSTPGLGTVATVRLPLPKEPTAAE
- a CDS encoding response regulator transcription factor, producing MSFSDPNSGNDGVLPYSSPSEVCTSETVGAESILLVDDTVVLRERMAVAMQSRGFRVTMAGNYDEAVAVFSQSPTDLAVLDLRMPGRSGLDLLRRLLEIKPDCRVLMLSGFGSIPASIDAVRAGAVNFLSKPADTDDILSAFIRGEGQNVPEGGLAFPAPSLARNEWEHIHRVLSDCGNNISEAARRLGIHRRSLQRKLRKRAPEDPKTPGADDVFEDDED